ACCAATAGTAATACCATCAACAGCCCAGCAAAAATTGAAACCCACGGTGCACGGCTATATTGGCCAAAAAAGTCGGAAAGCATCTGACCAAGTTCAGGCTGACCAGCTTTTTGCTTGACAATATCGGGTAAGGGGCTATCGGTGGTTTTATCAGTGTAAATATAACTACCGCCGATGTAATAGCCCAAATAGCCAAGTTCAGCCACAATCAAGGTGACGGCGGTTAATTCGCTAGCAAGCAACATTGGCAGCAACGGCCAAACTTGGGGCAAAATATAGCGCCGCGTAATTTGCCAGCGATTCAGGCCAATTGCCTGAGCGCTTTCCAAGTAGGGCGCATGCAAAATCTTTTGCACATAGCCTTGCACCACGCTGGCACTATTAACCCAACCAGTCATACATAAGGCAACAATAAACGCCGCCAAACCTGCATTATTGGCAGTGATCGGCGTAACCCCTTGATAGACAATTACGGCACTGCCGCCAGTCCAAATCAAATACCCTAAGGCTACAATCAAAATTGGCAAGGCGCTGGTGATGGTAGTAATCGTATCCAACCAACTTGCCACGTGTGGCCCCAAAAAGCCAACCACTCCGCCAACCACCAAACCAAGTAGCAAGCGCACCGCCGCGATAATTACACAGAGCACTAAAGTTGGTCGAACCGCCCATAACAGCCGACTCAATAAATCGCGGCTAATATCATCGAAGCCCAAGGGATATTCGGGATGGCTGAAGGGGGGCAAGGCTTGCATCGGCGGGCCGCCGTAGAGTTGGCCCTCATAGCGAAAGGCGCGATGTTCCTCGGCTGGAGCATGCGGGGCAAGGCTAGGGCCGAAGATCGCAATCAGCAGCATCAAGCCAACAATGCTTAAACCAAAGGTCAGTGGTAGATTTTTAACCATTAGCCTCTCCCTGCGCTAGCTTGCCGCCCAAGTGGGTTGATCCATAAGCTCAGCATTGAGGCTAACAAATCCACCAAAATCAAAATTGCGCCAGTCATAGCCAGCAGCAAAGCCAAAATCAATGGGTTGAAAAAAGTAATTGAGCGCGAATTAGTCAGTGTATTGAATAGCATCCAACCTGTACCGCGCCAATCGAACAAGGCTTCGACCAAAATTAAGCTACCAACCACCATCTGTAAGCCACGGCCTAAGCTAGCAAACACCGCCGGCGCAACATTAGGAATGGCATGGCGACGCACAATCGTTCGCCAACGCAAGCCTTTGCTTTTGGCAACCCGCACATAATCTTGCTGAAATTCATGTTCGAGCAAGCTTGCACCAATCGAGGCAATATAAAACGCTGGACGCAAAGTCAAGGTTAATGCTGGCAAAATTAGATGTTTGGAGGTGCTATAGCCTTGCACTGGCAAGAGCAATTGGTTCGTCCAGCCAGATCGTTTGGCATAGAGCAAACCCAAAACTAACAATGTACCCAAGAAAAAGCCAGGAATCGCATTGCCCAAGGTAAAGATTGTGACCATTGTTGGCGAGACCCGCCCAGTGCGCGGCGAAATTGCCAATAAGCACATCCCCAAGCCAAGAACGATCGTCGCGAGAAATGCCACGCCCAACAATTGCGCCGAACGGAGAATAAAATCATCGATATATTCAGCGACTTTCGTCCGTTCAATCCGCCCCAAATCACCATCGACCATGGCGGCAAGCACACCACGATAGTGGGTCATAAACGGACGATCATCGAACTCATACGATACATTAAATCCATTGCCTGTTTGCGTTGACACTTCTTTGGGTGGATAAAAAAAGCCCTGTTGACGATAGGCATACCACGCCCCTAAAAAGTGTAATGTCGGCACTAACACGATCAACAACGCAAGTTTGCGAAGCAAGAGTCGGCTCATAATTCTAATCTCCAATTGGCCCTGAGGAATGAGCGTTGAGGTGTTATGTATATTACTCATTCGTTTAACAAAAGGTTCAGCCTTACGACCGAGCTTGGCACAATTGGCTAGCAGCCTATATATGTAGCAAAGAACATAGAACATAGGGTCAGAGATCAGGGGCCAGGGGTCAGGCACGAGGATTTAACACAGAGGCGCAGAGGATTATATAAGGATGAAGGATAAGGGGTGAAGTTAAGAGGTTAGGGGCTAGGGGTCAGGGATCAGGTTCTCGCTGTTGGATGAATAGACTAGGGTTCGTGGAATTCGTGGCTAAAAACTGAACCTTCGCGAGCTTCGCGATTTCAGCCTTCGTGTAACTTCGTGTGCTTCGTGGATCAAAACTGAACCCTGA
This sequence is a window from Herpetosiphon gulosus. Protein-coding genes within it:
- a CDS encoding ABC transporter permease subunit — protein: MVKNLPLTFGLSIVGLMLLIAIFGPSLAPHAPAEEHRAFRYEGQLYGGPPMQALPPFSHPEYPLGFDDISRDLLSRLLWAVRPTLVLCVIIAAVRLLLGLVVGGVVGFLGPHVASWLDTITTITSALPILIVALGYLIWTGGSAVIVYQGVTPITANNAGLAAFIVALCMTGWVNSASVVQGYVQKILHAPYLESAQAIGLNRWQITRRYILPQVWPLLPMLLASELTAVTLIVAELGYLGYYIGGSYIYTDKTTDSPLPDIVKQKAGQPELGQMLSDFFGQYSRAPWVSIFAGLLMVLLLVGFTLTSEGLRRSLDITRPRRWYWRNLLQRKTSKSKLNQAT
- a CDS encoding ABC transporter permease, translating into MSRLLLRKLALLIVLVPTLHFLGAWYAYRQQGFFYPPKEVSTQTGNGFNVSYEFDDRPFMTHYRGVLAAMVDGDLGRIERTKVAEYIDDFILRSAQLLGVAFLATIVLGLGMCLLAISPRTGRVSPTMVTIFTLGNAIPGFFLGTLLVLGLLYAKRSGWTNQLLLPVQGYSTSKHLILPALTLTLRPAFYIASIGASLLEHEFQQDYVRVAKSKGLRWRTIVRRHAIPNVAPAVFASLGRGLQMVVGSLILVEALFDWRGTGWMLFNTLTNSRSITFFNPLILALLLAMTGAILILVDLLASMLSLWINPLGRQASAGRG